AAAGTAATAACAGTAGTTTTCATCGTGGTGGGAATTCTAGTGTTTCTTGGAATCACAACACACATAGAATTGTAATGAATCACATTGCGAACAATCCGGACGCCAAGTGATAGTGGGGTGACATCCAAGAGAGCAAAGCCTTGAAGGGTCCCACTTCCGTTCCCACTCAAAGCTGCAGCCTGGACGGCAGCACCGTATGCCACTGCCTCATCAGGATTAAGGCTTTTGCACAACTGCTTCCCCTTGAACACAAACTGTAAAAGCTGCTGCACCTTGGGAATTCTAGATGAACCACCAGCAAGGACAACATCATGGACTCTGCTTACATCCATCTTAGCATCTTTCAAACACTTAACCACAGGCTTCATGCACTTGATGAAGAAACCCTTGTTAAGTTCTTCGAATTTGGCACGGGTAAAACTTAAAAAGAAATCAGTACCCTGATGCAAACATTCAATCTCAATATCAGTCGTAGTGGCAAATGAAAGCCTTCTCTTTGCCTTCTCACATGCATTTCTTAACCTCCTAAGAGCCTTGGAGTTTCCACTAAGATCCACATTATGCTTCCTCTTGAATTCCTCAACACAGAAGTTGACCATTCTGCTATCGAAGTCTTCACCCCCAAGATGAGTATCTCCAGCAGTTGCCTTCACTTCCAAGACACCAGAAGTATTTATGCTAAGCAGAGAAACATCTAGAGTGCCACCACCCAAGTCAAAAATCATCACAATTCTGTCAGAATACCAACCAGCCTTCTTGTCAAGCCCATAAGCGATGGTTGCAGCAGTTGGTTCATTGATCATACGAATCACATTAAGGCCGGCAGTGGCAGCAGCATGTTTTGTAGTTTCACGCTGTGAGTTGTTGAAGTAGGCAGGGACAGTCACTACTGCATTCTTCACAGTTTTGCCAATGTAAGCTTCAGCAATCTCACGCATTTTTGTCAAAACCATGGATGCAATTTCTTCAGCAGCAAACTGTTTCTCTTGCCCCATGTGGTTGACCACAATCATAGGCTTGTCAGTCGAACCTTCAATGACCTTGAATGGCCAAAGCTTCATATCATCTTGAACACAAGTGTCACTAAATCTTCTACCAATCAACCTCTTTGCATCTGCAAATTTGATTTCAAAGCTAAAAACACAGTCCAACTACGAAACAATTTCCATTGAGGAAAACTAAGACGAAAGAGGTCATATATATGATACTCCTTTCCTGAAAATGTGAGTTCCAATGTTCAACCTAATTGGGGCTTCTAGGTTTACTACCTCCAATTGTTTAAAATAACCAAGTTTCAGTCTATACCTGCAGATGTCTAGTAGTAAATTAGTAATTGTACCAATAGACCAGAGACTATTATTTCCTAAATCACAGAACTGTAGGTAAACTCAAGTATACAATCGAAGATTAAGGACTTGATCTAACTTATAAGTGAAAGATTTTAGTTTCCAGCCATCTCTTATTAGATTCTTGCTTGTTCTTATTCAATAACCCTAAAATCCCTGAACGAAACTCAAAACTTACACAATAAAGATTATATCCCTAAGCAAAATCAAACTACTAAACAAAACCAAATACCTAATAAACAAAACAGGTACAAGTATTTACATAAATGTAAGGAAAGACGAACCTACCAAAGACGGTGTTGGTGGGGTTTCTGGCCACCTGGTTAATAGCTCCATCGCCAACCAACCTCTCTGACTGCGTGAAGGCAACGTAAGACGGAGTCGTCCTGTTACCCTGTTCGTTGGGTATGATCTCAACATGACCGTGCTGCCACACTGCAACACACGAGTACGTGGTTCCCAGGTCGATCCCTATTGCATGTTCTTCTTTTCCCTCCATGTTTGGTGAAGACTGTCTTGAACTTCTTGAAAAAGAAAAACAGAACAAGAGCTTCTTAAAGAGGACAGGGATGAATACAGTGAAGAGGGAACCCTAAACAAGTCTTCTTCTTTTTTCTTTTTCTTTTTTTGAGAGAAAAACCCTAGAAAAGTAAAATATTTATCAGAAAAGATGGATTTTTGCAAGGTTCTATACGCGACGTTTAATGGGATTAGACCCCATTTGTGATCCTGTAGTTGGCTGCCGCATGATCTTAATTGCTAATTTTTTGGTAATTTGAAAATGGAAAGATCACGAAATTTTTTGGATTTAAAGTAGGAAAACTCTTGTAACCAAAAAATAAAAGTAGGAAAAATCTCACTAGGAATGTAACTCCTCCGAACAATACTGTTAGCAACGAGAGTTATTTTTATTCATTAGAGAATGTAGTGGGTCATGACAATTGGATCACAACCCTTTGCTTTGCTTTTCACATTCGTTAGAGCTCTGGGATTCCAAACTTTTTAACACAAGAATTCACAATTCTGTACCTCCTAGATGAGTCTCTCCAGACGAGGCCTCAACTTCAAAGATCCCACTATTTATGGTGAGCAGTGACCCATCTAAAATCCTGCTGTCCAAATCAGATATTAGCACACGTCTCTGGCCATACCAGCTCGCCTTCTTGCTAAGGCCGTAAGCAAAGGTTGCTGATATAAGAAAAATCAGCTACTGCTGCTGATATAAGAAATCGTACATTCATATACATTGATCTTCAATCCCCGAAAATTTGTGTACTTCTTGTTTTAGTTTTACCTTCTAAGAAAGACTGATAGGACTTCTATACATTTATAAAGCCCTAGTAGAGAGATCTAGTAGTGCTGGCATTTCACTTTTGGCCCTTGGTCATTTAAATTGACGGAAACAGAGTTGATCTGTATAGTTGTATTAATCAGGCAAGCAACGAATAATTAGAATGATCAGGAAAGAAAACAGGATCTCTTAGCAAAATGAGAATGAAACCATGGAAACCAGTTAGCAAAATACACAAGCATGTTACATTGTACAACCAGCAAACAGAAAGAGTACCCGCCAGCTGCCTCCTCTGGCAGATAAGAGAGAGAAAAGAGAGCGCAACCAGGACAAAAGTTTTATTTCAGTGGCATGTCTTGTGCTTTGAGTTGTAAGATCATAGATCTCAACAGCAACAACAAAAAATGATAGCTACACCAATCAAGCATTATCTAGCTCAAAGCATATCAAGAACAAACTAAACCAGATAGGGCATGTTACACAATAACGGTAAAATATAACAGACAGAAAAAGGAGTGCCCGTGGACTCCAATCTATCTTTTAACAATTAAAAACTTCATTTCATCCCCGAATAACAGAACAGGCACAAAATAAACACTTCTGGCTTAATGGACAAAGTAAAATAATGTTCCAATATAGCCAAACCTGTAGATCAAAATCACTTAAGGTGCCAACTTCAGTCATAGTAAGAATAAACGATTACCATTTCTTTTCATCTTCTCAATTTCCGAAGTTCTTTCACGATTGATTGTAATCCCTCTCTTCCGCCCAGAAAACCTGTCCTCGGCGCACACACTCAAGATACCATTTGCATCAATATCAAAGTAAACATCAAACTTATAAACACCTTGTGGACCTGGAGGAATTCCGTCGATACTAAATTCGCCCAAAAAGTTATTATCCAAGGTGTTTTCACTCTCACCCTCATAAATATAGAACCTAACAACCTGTTGGTTGTCATTAGCAGTTTCAAATACTTCGTGCTTCATGACCGGAGTCCTCGTGTTTCTTGGAATCACTACTGTCATGACATGTCGATTATCAGTGCTTAACCCTACAGTTTCCACCCCAAGTGACAGAGGGGTGACATCCAAGAGAATGAATTTTTGAAGGTTAAAGATCTTTCCACTTAAACTGGCAGCTTGAACAGCGGCACCATATGCCACAGCCTCATCTGGATTCAGGCCCTTGCACGGTTCCTTCCCCTGAAACAGATTCTGTAATAGCTGCTGCACCTTGGGAATTCTAGAAGAGCCACCAGCAAGAACAACATCATCGACACTGCTTATGTCCATGTTAGCATCTCTCAAACACTTCCTCACAGGATCCATACACTTATTGAAGAACTCCATGTTGAGTTGTTCAAATTTGGCACGGGTAATAGTTATGTAGAAATCATGACCATGATGCAAACAATCAATTTCAATATCCGTCACAGTTGTAGATGAAAGACTCCTCTTTGCCTTCTCACATTCATTTCTTAACCTCCTAAGAGCTCTGGAGTTTCCACATTATGCTTCTTCTTGAACTGTTTAATGCAGTAATCGACCATTTTGTTACTGAAGTCCTCCCCTCCTAGATGGGTGTCTCCAGCCGTAGCTTTCACTTCAAAAACACCAAAACTTATAGTAAGCAGTGAGACATCTATAGTGCCACCACCTAAATCAAATATCATCACGTTTCTCTTGCTATACCAACCAACTTTATTGTCAATCCCATAGGCAATAGCTGCAGCAGTTGGTTCGTTGATAAGGCGCATCACCTTTAGGCCAGCAGCGACAGCGCATTATTA
Above is a window of Fragaria vesca subsp. vesca linkage group LG7, FraVesHawaii_1.0, whole genome shotgun sequence DNA encoding:
- the LOC101298953 gene encoding heat shock cognate 70 kDa protein-like: MEGKEEHAIGIDLGTTYSCVAVWQHGHVEIIPNEQGNRTTPSYVAFTQSERLVGDGAINQVARNPTNTVFDAKRLIGRRFSDTCVQDDMKLWPFKVIEGSTDKPMIVVNHMGQEKQFAAEEIASMVLTKMREIAEAYIGKTVKNAVVTVPAYFNNSQRETTKHAAATAGLNVIRMINEPTAATIAYGLDKKAGWYSDRIVMIFDLGGGTLDVSLLSINTSGVLEVKATAGDTHLGGEDFDSRMVNFCVEEFKRKHNVDLSGNSKALRRLRNACEKAKRRLSFATTTDIEIECLHQGTDFFLSFTRAKFEELNKGFFIKCMKPVVKCLKDAKMDVSRVHDVVLAGGSSRIPKVQQLLQFVFKGKQLCKSLNPDEAVAYGAAVQAAALSGNGSGTLQGFALLDVTPLSLGVRIVRNVIHYNSMCVVIPRNTRIPTTMKTTVITLHDNQTSMSTPIFEGESPSTLENNFLADFVIYNIPPAPKGVAQFDVCFDIDADGILCVSAENKSTGEKQGCTIIKTRRIKQEGTGTCNRNLERSELISKIKQEGYETSNINCEATKTRKRTHDET